Proteins encoded in a region of the Saccharothrix ecbatanensis genome:
- a CDS encoding acyl-CoA synthetase has protein sequence MLLPALATPSSKIALRFPDRELTYEQLAVEARRVAYGLVGKRRVAVWARSTPETCLVIVGALLAGVPVVPLNPKIGEKELAHILADSTPDLVVDDELPHGEPVDLPEPDGEAPALIVYTSGTTGPPKGVVLPRRALATNLDALARAWEWTEDDVVVHGLPLFHVHGLGIGVLGPLRRGGTVHHLGSFSVAKAAQALASGGTMMFGVPTMYHRIAAEPEHAAAFGKARLLVSGSAALPASVHERIEQLTGQRVVERYGMTETLMNTSVRADGDRRPGTVGLPLDGVEVRVVGEEPGEIEVRGPNLFLEYLNRPDATGGAFHDGWFRTGDLAVVEPDGYLRIVGRRATDLIKSGGYKIGAGEIENALLEHPSVVEVAVTGEPDEDLGERVVAWVVARGEAPAPEVLSDHVARLLSPHKRPRVVRYLEALPRNDMGKVLKRELR, from the coding sequence ATGCTGCTGCCCGCGCTGGCCACGCCGTCATCGAAGATCGCCCTGAGGTTCCCCGACCGGGAACTGACGTACGAGCAGTTGGCCGTCGAAGCCCGCCGCGTCGCCTACGGGCTGGTGGGCAAGCGTCGGGTCGCGGTGTGGGCGCGGTCCACGCCCGAGACGTGCCTGGTGATCGTCGGCGCGTTGCTGGCGGGCGTGCCGGTCGTGCCGCTCAACCCGAAGATCGGCGAGAAGGAACTCGCCCACATCCTCGCCGACAGCACCCCTGACCTGGTCGTCGACGACGAGTTGCCGCACGGTGAGCCGGTCGACCTGCCCGAGCCGGACGGTGAGGCGCCCGCGCTGATCGTCTACACCAGCGGCACGACCGGGCCGCCCAAGGGCGTGGTGCTGCCGAGGCGCGCGCTCGCGACGAACCTCGACGCGTTGGCGCGGGCCTGGGAGTGGACCGAGGACGACGTCGTGGTGCACGGCCTGCCGCTGTTCCACGTGCACGGTCTGGGGATCGGGGTGCTCGGCCCGCTGCGGCGCGGCGGGACCGTGCACCACCTGGGGTCGTTCAGCGTGGCGAAGGCGGCGCAGGCGTTGGCCTCGGGCGGCACGATGATGTTCGGCGTTCCCACGATGTACCACCGGATCGCGGCCGAGCCCGAGCACGCCGCCGCGTTCGGCAAGGCGAGGCTGCTGGTGTCCGGTTCGGCCGCGCTGCCCGCGTCCGTGCACGAGCGCATCGAGCAGCTGACCGGCCAGCGCGTGGTCGAGCGGTACGGGATGACCGAGACGTTGATGAACACGAGCGTCCGCGCGGACGGCGACCGGCGGCCGGGCACGGTCGGGCTGCCGCTGGACGGCGTGGAGGTGCGGGTCGTCGGCGAGGAGCCGGGCGAGATCGAGGTGCGCGGGCCGAACCTGTTCCTGGAGTACCTGAACCGGCCGGACGCGACCGGGGGCGCGTTCCACGACGGCTGGTTCCGCACCGGTGACCTGGCCGTGGTCGAGCCGGACGGGTACCTGCGGATCGTCGGCCGGCGGGCCACGGACCTGATCAAGAGCGGCGGTTACAAGATCGGCGCGGGCGAGATCGAGAACGCCCTGCTGGAGCACCCGTCGGTGGTCGAGGTGGCGGTGACCGGCGAGCCGGACGAGGACTTGGGCGAACGCGTGGTGGCTTGGGTCGTCGCGCGGGGCGAGGCGCCGGCGCCGGAGGTGTTGAGCGATCACGTGGCCCGGCTGCTGTCACCGCACAAACGTCCGAGAGTGGTGCGGTACCTGGAAGCGTTGCCGCGCAACGACATGGGCAAGGTGCTGAAGCGGGAACTCCGGTGA
- a CDS encoding carboxyl transferase domain-containing protein yields the protein MNPLGWPGYEEQLARARERSGGAESVSWRRHRHAVVIKFDFRFLGGSVGTATGALIEQAFTEARATHLPVVSMIATGGSRMQEGMLSLRQLQRVTRLCAAHREAGLPHVSVLCDPTTGGVWASLGAGADVVIAVSGAQVGFAGSRVRPDDDCAYTAEGQFAAGTVDMVVARDEVDPIVSRILDVLTRGDAVPAEVPRALGAHSLPTNGWSAVSGARAPERPRAAAYLDDYFDFRVPISGDRAGGVDPGMLCGFGRRGERAIAFAAQTGTATTPAGFRTASRLIRLAERFALPVLTLVDTPGAANDAAAERAGVGAAIAELFATVAEARVPITTLVIGEGGSGGALALSSPEHTWITPNAYFSVIAPELAAAILKRDDVRQLADDLRLRPQDLVELGVVRGIPDHQ from the coding sequence GTGAACCCCTTGGGCTGGCCGGGTTACGAGGAGCAGCTCGCGCGGGCTCGGGAACGGTCCGGTGGCGCCGAATCGGTCTCGTGGCGGCGGCACCGGCACGCCGTGGTGATCAAGTTCGACTTCCGGTTCCTCGGCGGTTCGGTGGGCACGGCGACCGGAGCGCTGATCGAGCAGGCGTTCACCGAGGCGCGGGCCACGCACCTGCCGGTGGTGTCGATGATCGCGACCGGTGGCAGTCGCATGCAGGAGGGGATGCTGTCGTTGCGGCAGCTCCAGCGGGTGACGCGGTTGTGCGCGGCGCACCGGGAGGCCGGGCTGCCGCACGTGTCGGTGCTGTGCGACCCGACTACCGGCGGGGTGTGGGCGTCGCTGGGTGCCGGCGCGGACGTGGTGATCGCGGTGTCCGGGGCGCAGGTGGGGTTCGCGGGCAGCAGGGTTCGGCCCGACGACGATTGTGCTTATACGGCCGAAGGCCAGTTCGCGGCCGGGACGGTCGACATGGTTGTGGCGCGGGACGAAGTCGACCCGATCGTGTCACGGATCCTCGACGTGCTGACCCGTGGTGACGCGGTGCCGGCGGAGGTGCCGCGCGCTCTCGGTGCTCACTCGCTGCCCACGAACGGGTGGAGCGCGGTGTCTGGAGCGCGCGCTCCGGAACGTCCACGTGCGGCGGCTTACCTGGACGACTACTTCGACTTCCGCGTGCCGATCAGCGGTGACCGCGCGGGCGGGGTGGACCCAGGGATGCTGTGCGGCTTCGGGCGACGGGGTGAGCGTGCCATCGCTTTCGCCGCGCAGACCGGCACTGCCACCACCCCCGCCGGGTTCCGCACGGCGTCACGGCTGATCCGGCTGGCCGAGCGGTTCGCGCTGCCGGTGTTGACGTTGGTGGACACGCCCGGCGCGGCGAACGACGCGGCGGCGGAACGGGCGGGGGTGGGCGCGGCCATCGCGGAACTGTTCGCCACCGTTGCCGAGGCGCGCGTGCCGATCACCACGCTGGTGATCGGGGAGGGTGGGTCCGGTGGGGCGTTGGCGTTGTCGTCGCCGGAGCACACGTGGATCACGCCGAACGCCTACTTCTCGGTGATCGCGCCGGAGTTGGCGGCGGCGATCCTCAAGCGGGACGATGTGCGGCAGCTCGCCGACGACCTACGGTTGAGGCCCCAGGACTTGGTCGAGCTGGGCGTGGTGCGCGGGATCCCGGATCACCAGTAG
- the tsaE gene encoding tRNA (adenosine(37)-N6)-threonylcarbamoyltransferase complex ATPase subunit type 1 TsaE, translating to MSVTLPEVRDTEEFGRKLGGLVRGGDLVLLSGPLGAGKTALVRGLADGLGVTGRVSSPTFVIARVHEPAPDGRGVPLVHVDAYRLGGHLDELDDLDLDTDLVDAVVAVEWGEGAAERLSEDHLLIRLERRDDDVRIAHLHPHGAWTDRELPV from the coding sequence GTGAGCGTGACGCTCCCCGAGGTGCGGGACACCGAGGAGTTCGGGCGCAAGCTGGGCGGACTGGTGCGGGGTGGTGATCTGGTGCTGTTGTCCGGGCCGTTGGGCGCGGGCAAGACGGCGCTCGTGCGCGGGCTGGCGGACGGTCTGGGCGTGACGGGTCGGGTCAGCTCGCCGACGTTCGTGATCGCACGCGTGCACGAGCCGGCGCCGGATGGTCGCGGTGTGCCGTTGGTGCACGTGGACGCTTATCGGCTCGGCGGGCATCTGGACGAACTGGACGACTTGGACCTGGACACGGACCTGGTCGACGCGGTGGTGGCGGTGGAGTGGGGTGAGGGCGCGGCCGAGCGGCTGTCCGAGGACCACCTGTTGATCAGGCTGGAACGGCGGGACGACGACGTGCGGATCGCCCACCTGCATCCGCACGGCGCTTGGACCGACCGCGAGCTTCCGGTCTGA
- a CDS encoding alpha/beta fold hydrolase → MNTVWKAVGWVGGILGAAATGVAVGVAANHKKVEHDRRADDPLADEPLGRLTPSRESTVAADDGVPLSVEEVDPQDGGKPDVTVVLVHGFALDRRCWHFQRRDLATLTEPRVRQLIYDQRSHGRSGRSTAEGSTIDQCAKDLDAVIRSMAPEGPLVLVGHSMGGMTIMALAEERPDLFAERVRGVALFGTAAGAVGGVGLPKSVLSRYNPVTLGVSRIAGLQPDLVEWVRRRSTTLTWSGIRALAFGTGKISPSLVNLMEQMINGATVQVLTEFLETLGTHNRYKALAGLRHCEVLVMSGDADKLTPFSHAERMAEEMPHGELVRVSGAGHMLMLEQPDLVTGHLVGLLRRSAAEQSESGRRWWRRA, encoded by the coding sequence GTGAACACGGTGTGGAAGGCCGTCGGCTGGGTCGGCGGCATCCTCGGCGCCGCCGCGACGGGTGTCGCGGTCGGTGTCGCGGCGAACCACAAGAAGGTCGAGCACGACCGCCGCGCCGACGACCCGCTCGCCGACGAACCCCTGGGCCGCCTCACGCCCAGCCGGGAGTCGACCGTCGCGGCGGACGACGGCGTCCCGCTGTCGGTCGAGGAAGTCGACCCCCAGGACGGCGGAAAACCCGACGTCACGGTCGTCCTCGTGCACGGTTTCGCCCTCGACCGCCGCTGCTGGCACTTCCAGCGACGCGACCTCGCCACCCTCACCGAGCCGCGCGTCCGCCAGCTGATCTACGACCAGCGCAGCCACGGCCGTTCCGGTCGGTCCACCGCCGAGGGCAGCACGATCGACCAGTGCGCCAAAGACCTGGACGCGGTGATCCGCTCGATGGCGCCCGAAGGCCCGTTGGTGCTGGTCGGCCACTCCATGGGCGGTATGACGATCATGGCGTTGGCCGAGGAGCGGCCGGACCTGTTCGCCGAACGGGTGCGCGGCGTGGCGCTCTTCGGCACGGCGGCGGGCGCGGTCGGCGGCGTGGGTCTGCCGAAGTCCGTGCTGTCCCGCTACAACCCGGTGACGCTCGGCGTCAGCAGGATCGCGGGCCTGCAACCGGACCTCGTCGAGTGGGTCCGCCGGCGGTCGACCACGCTCACGTGGAGCGGTATCCGGGCGTTGGCGTTCGGCACCGGCAAGATCAGCCCGTCGCTGGTGAACCTGATGGAACAGATGATCAACGGCGCCACGGTGCAGGTGCTCACCGAGTTCCTGGAAACCCTCGGGACGCACAACCGGTACAAGGCGTTGGCCGGTCTGCGGCACTGCGAGGTGTTGGTGATGAGCGGTGACGCGGACAAGCTGACGCCGTTCTCGCACGCCGAGCGGATGGCCGAGGAGATGCCGCACGGCGAACTGGTCCGCGTGTCCGGGGCGGGCCACATGCTCATGTTGGAACAACCCGACCTGGTCACCGGGCACCTGGTCGGTCTGCTTCGGCGCAGTGCCGCCGAGCAGTCGGAAAGCGGGCGACGGTGGTGGCGACGAGCGTGA
- the alr gene encoding alanine racemase, whose protein sequence is MAAPRAEVVIDLDNLRHNVAYLDGLAKDADTMAVVKADGYGHGAVEVARAAVEAGATWLGSCSLAEALTLRAAGFTVPILAWLDPPGTDYTPGVEQDVDLAASSITQLKDITAAAGKAGKTARVHLKIDTGLSRNGCPAADWPALVDLAAKTANIEVHSIWSHLAVADEVGHPATDAQAERFDDAYREALAAGLDPRRHLANSAAVITRPDLHLDLVRPGIAIYGLNPVPVPADLRPVMTFRSTVALAKRIPAGESVSYGLSWTAKSDTNLALVPVGYADGVPRSLSNRMHVWLAHKRRPVVGRVCMDQIVVDCGDDAVAEGDEVVLFGSGDEGEPTAREWADTTGTIDYEIVTGMYRPRVARTYSGTRR, encoded by the coding sequence ATGGCTGCTCCTCGCGCTGAGGTCGTGATCGACCTCGACAACCTCCGGCACAACGTGGCCTATCTCGACGGCCTCGCCAAGGACGCCGACACGATGGCCGTGGTCAAGGCCGACGGGTACGGCCATGGCGCCGTGGAGGTGGCGAGAGCGGCCGTCGAGGCCGGCGCGACCTGGCTCGGTTCTTGCTCGCTCGCCGAAGCCCTCACGCTGCGGGCAGCCGGGTTCACGGTGCCGATCCTGGCCTGGCTGGACCCGCCCGGGACGGACTACACCCCCGGCGTCGAGCAGGACGTTGACCTCGCCGCGTCCTCGATCACGCAGCTGAAGGACATCACCGCGGCGGCCGGGAAAGCGGGCAAGACCGCGCGCGTCCACCTCAAGATCGACACGGGCCTGTCCCGCAACGGCTGCCCGGCCGCCGACTGGCCCGCGCTGGTCGACCTGGCCGCCAAGACCGCCAACATCGAAGTTCACTCGATCTGGTCACATCTGGCCGTCGCCGACGAGGTCGGCCACCCCGCCACCGACGCCCAGGCCGAACGCTTCGACGACGCCTACCGCGAAGCCCTCGCCGCCGGCCTCGACCCACGCCGGCACCTCGCCAACTCCGCCGCCGTCATCACCCGCCCGGACCTCCACCTGGACCTCGTCCGCCCCGGCATCGCGATCTACGGCCTCAACCCGGTCCCCGTCCCGGCCGACCTCCGCCCCGTCATGACGTTCCGCTCCACAGTCGCCCTCGCCAAGCGCATTCCGGCCGGCGAATCCGTGTCCTACGGTCTGAGCTGGACCGCCAAGAGCGACACGAACCTGGCCCTGGTGCCCGTCGGTTACGCCGACGGCGTGCCGCGCAGCCTCTCGAACCGGATGCACGTGTGGCTCGCCCACAAGCGCCGCCCGGTCGTCGGCCGCGTCTGCATGGACCAGATCGTGGTCGACTGCGGCGACGACGCGGTGGCCGAGGGGGACGAGGTCGTGCTGTTCGGATCGGGTGACGAGGGCGAACCGACGGCCCGCGAGTGGGCCGACACCACCGGCACCATCGACTACGAGATCGTCACCGGCATGTACCGGCCCAGGGTGGCCAGGACGTACAGCGGGACGCGCCGGTGA